ACTGGGAGGGTGAGAGCATACCAGTTGAAGCATCAACAGCTAGAATGGTGGGGGAGGTAGTAGACTACATTAGAGAGAATGGTAGGCTACCAGAAGACCTGGAGAAGCTTCTTGAAACACCCGTGGAGATACCCTTAGATGCTGTAAGAGAGTTGAGCGGCGCCTTCGAGATATACGTAGACTACGTTGAAGACTTCAACATGGTCTTCATAAACATTAACTGGGGAAGTAAGGTTAACAGCTTTATAAGAGATCTTTTAATACTGGTCCTCAAGCAGAAGTACCCGCTGGCAGGCTTCGAAGCATACTCCTCACCCTACGCTATTATACTTAGAATTAAAGGGTACACGCCACCCCTCGAGATACTGAAGGTCATCGAGGATACCTTGAGGAGAATAGGGGAGTACACGGCTGACCCAGGGATGCTTAAGCGTGTAGCGAGAGAGGGACAGCTATTCTACTGGAGAGTCTACCAGACAGCTCAGAGGTTCTCAGCTGTGAAGCCCGGTGAAACCAGGGTCACAAAAGCGATGCTGGAGGCGCTGGGGGAGACAGTTATAGGTGATGAAGCCTTAAAGGAGGTCTTAGTGAGAGACTACGATTTAGAGTCTACTCTCAAGCTAGCCTCCATGATCTCTACTGGCGAAGTAAGCATTAAGCGGAGGCTCTACAAGCAGATTTCAAAGCACCACGTGGAGATACTAGGCTACATAGAGCTACCAGTTAAAAGAGAGATTGCGGCTCTCGATAGATCACAGTACCTGGAGAGGCTTCTAGAGAGGGAGTTAACACTTGTATGCTTAAACTGCGGCTACGTGAAGCAGGGTAAGGTGAGAGAACTCATGGAGATGAACAGCTACTCCTGCCCCCGCTGCCACCGCGCGACGCTCACAGTAGTTAAAGGAGAAGGCGAGGAGGAGAGGATTCTAGTAGACAAGCTTAAACGGGGAGAAAAGCTTAAAGCTCACGAGCAAAGGCTACGCGAGGATCTAGCTAGAAGAGCCATAATACTATTTAAATTCGGAAGGCAGGCTCTCCTAGCGTTCGCTGGGAGAGGTGTAGGCACTGATGAAGCCGTGAGGATCCTCAACAATGTATCAAGAGGCATGGATATAGTATCAGAAGTATACGAGAGAGAAAAAGAGTTCCTCAGGGTTAAAAAGTACATTGAGAAGTCTAGCCGTGTGTGATAATTCTTCTACGGCTCCTCCTCTTGAAGGCTTTAGGGTTATCGGTTACCAGGGGGACGACTACCTTCTCAACGAGTTGATCGCTGATAGGGCAGGCTTCAAGATAGAATCTCCTAGTTTTATCGTCGAGTCTCCTTAGTGGTCTAGGCCCGTTCTGCGTGAGCACAGCGCTTCCTGGAGGCGTCCAGAGAATACAGCTCCCGCACTTCACGCACCCCTGGGATCTATATACTACTTTTAGAAGGTCTACGAGGTCCTCGAGATTCACGTCGCTCGAGAAGGGTTCTACCTCGAGGATTCTCCCTGATACTCTTAGAGTTGTACTACTAGAGGAGAATACTAGGGTATCGCTCTCCTCAGTGATGTTATACCCTAATCCAGCCATGTTATCAACAACTACTTCTTTAACAGTAGAGGGTATTAGATCCCTGTTGAATACTAGTCTAAGCCCGCTGTTATACCTGGAGACTTCAAGCGGTGCTAGGTTCACGCGGCTACCGAGGAGTCTACGCGTGTACTCGCTTCTCCAGTCGATCACGTAGTTTTCAACATGCACGGCAATCCTCTTCTTAGCTGTTTAAGGCGTTAGCCACCTCCATAAACCTAGTTTAACCCACTCGGCGGGCTGAGCCAGCTTCACACGCCACTCCTCAAGGATCCTAGACCACTTCTCCCATAGCTCCGGGTACTCTTCAGCTACATCCTTGAATTCTGCTAGAGCACTCGAGGGGCAGAGGTAGCATCCTAGTCTATCAAAGCCTTTCTCATAGAGCCTGTTGTACGGTAGCTTATGCTTAAATATGTAGAGCCAGCATTCAAGCTGACCCCAGTTCTGGATAGGGGATGTTGTCACTAAGTGCGGTATCCACTTATTCCTCCAGATCCTCGGGTTCTTAGCTCTATCCAGGGATTCGAAAGCCCTCTGTCCTACAATGTTGAGTGCTCCATTAGGCCAGAGAACCCTGGTTAACCTAGCTATGGGTACAAGCTTTGCTACCTTACAGCACCACCTGTAGTCTTTTCCAGGGGGCCCGAATACTTCTACAGCCTTCCAGAATATATCGCCTGCTGAAGCTACATGCAGCTTCACACCATACTTCTCGGCTACCTCGTGGACATTCCTGATGGTTTCAGGCAGCTCGAGCCCAGTATCATTGAATAACATTTCCACGCTCCCATAGGCCTTATAGGCTAAGTCTAATGCTACTAGGCTATCCTTGCCTCCCGAGTAAGAGACTGAGACTGGTAGCTTGTATCTATCTCCCAGCCTCTTGAGGAAAGATATAGACCTCTCAGCTAGGGCCTCTAGCCCTTCTTCATTATACTTTAGTACATCGTTGAGTGAAGCTGGCTTATCACTGGTTTCAACAGGCATAGTCTTATCGTGGTAGGTCTTCACGACTACTAGTTCATCACCGTAGACTTCTCCAAGACCTCTGACAACACCTCTCTTATCTACTACTACAACCTGCCTTACCCCCACGCTTGGAGCAGGCTTAACCCTCCTCCCAACGTAAACTGGGTTATCCAGCACGACTCTCTCAGTTAAGCCTTCTTCAAGAGCTCTCACAGCGCCAGCATAGGTGGGCCTGAACCTCCACTTCTCCCTGAAGGGGTCGTAGTATAATTGGCCGATAACATTACCTGAGGATACAACCTCGTACATTAGATCCCAGTGTGGTACCTTATTCAGCAGGATGAACCTGCCTTCAAAGAACCTCCTGTAGAATGCGTCACCGCCATACTCGTAGACTACAGCCTCCCTCAGCTTCTCGAGGTCGCCTTGAAAGGCGGGTCTAGCGTCACCAGGCTCCATGAGTCTCACAGAGTAGTAGAGGTCGATCTCCCTCTGGCTTGGCCTGACGATAGGTATATTCCTCCATGGATCCCAGTGGAGTTTAAACGTGGTAGGCCAAATCCTAGGCGTAAGCACCACCTCACACGGTTAAATGCTAGGGAACCTAAAATTACTACTTGAGGCAGTGTGAAGGACAAGCGTGCTAGCAGCTACTAGTCAAGCTTTAAGCGGGCGCTGGCAGCTAGCAGGGGTTCCACAGACCCCTAGTTATCTTCTAGTAGTATAGTAGAGTATAATGGTTAACACGACTGCAGCTATAACTCCCACCACGGCTGAGAAAGCATAGTTTACTTCTCCTACAGTAGTAGTCTTAAAGGATACCTCTGTCACTGTAGATGTAGTTGTCTCAGTCACAGTCCTAGTAGCAGTCTCAGTAATAGTAGCTGAAACCGTGGTTGTCACAGGCTGGGTTAATGTCACCGTAATGGTAGCTGTCTCACGCAGCGTGACAGTCCTAGTTGCAGTCACCACTCGAGTTAGAGTTGCAGGGGGTGCATCAATAGGCTCAGGGTTTAAAACACCCGTGGTAACCCTGACGAAGCCGTCGCCGCGTACAGCTTGAACGTTACTACAGGCTTCAGCAGTATTCAAGCCGAAGTTATACTTGCCTGGGAAAACCCTGTACTCGACTCCATCCCAGTAGGCTATAGCCAGCTGGGCGTTAAGCCTTGTGAAGCTAGCTGTAAGACTACAGCAGTATCCCCCAAAGACTAATTCAACGTTCAAGGGGTATCCAGCGCTCGACGTGTAAGTCATCGTAGCTACTACTCCAGCACGTTTCACTGGCACACCTAGAGGAGGAGTTATAGCGACACTATCAAACCATGCAGTAGGCTGCTGGATTAAGCTTCCATTCTGGGCTAACATGTAGCCAAAGTCAACGCGCACATCACTAACATTACTGTAGACTCTTATAGTCAGGTTGCCGGCGAAGGGTGTCGAGTAGACTTGAGGCTTTGTTATGTAAGCGTAGTAGCTCCACGCGGATCCCTGAACCCTTCCCCTCCCATTGATAGCTGTAGGGTCTAGCCTGCTAGGCTGGGATGTAGCATTCCATATGTTAACCGAGAAAGCTGTTAAACGCTTACTGGTTACGAAGACAGCTACGTTTTGAACCCAGTAGTACTGGATTCTCCCGTCTTCAAGCTCGACTTCAATGAAAGCATTGAGCTGGAGGCTCGCCCCATACATCTCCTCAGCCCTCGTGGCATTAGGATTGAAGACTTCTATCTCCGTGATGTTGAAGAATCCTGTAATCATCTCTGTATATATTACGCTGGCAGGGTAGCTGGCGACACCCATAGGTAAGCCTTTCTCCTTGACAGTATAGGAGATGTTTAAAGACTCCCCGCAGACCCCGGGTATCCTTAGATAGTAGACTCCAGCCTCCCCGACAGGGATTGCTAGAACACTACTACTAGGTATAATGTACTCGTCGACCACCCCGCCCTCCTTCTCCAGATACAGGGTTAACGAGCTATCCTGCCAGCTGTAGACAACTATGTAAGCTGGCACCGAGGATACATTAACCTCAGCGTAACCGTAGCACGTGCTTACAGTACTAGCACTTTGAGCAGGTGGAGCCAGCAGTACTAGAGTCGTGAAGACCACTGTAAGAATCAAGGTAGGTGGAGCACTTAAGGTCATCCACTCTGCAGCCC
This window of the Desulfurococcus sp. genome carries:
- a CDS encoding phosphoadenosine phosphosulfate reductase family protein; this translates as MLTPRIWPTTFKLHWDPWRNIPIVRPSQREIDLYYSVRLMEPGDARPAFQGDLEKLREAVVYEYGGDAFYRRFFEGRFILLNKVPHWDLMYEVVSSGNVIGQLYYDPFREKWRFRPTYAGAVRALEEGLTERVVLDNPVYVGRRVKPAPSVGVRQVVVVDKRGVVRGLGEVYGDELVVVKTYHDKTMPVETSDKPASLNDVLKYNEEGLEALAERSISFLKRLGDRYKLPVSVSYSGGKDSLVALDLAYKAYGSVEMLFNDTGLELPETIRNVHEVAEKYGVKLHVASAGDIFWKAVEVFGPPGKDYRWCCKVAKLVPIARLTRVLWPNGALNIVGQRAFESLDRAKNPRIWRNKWIPHLVTTSPIQNWGQLECWLYIFKHKLPYNRLYEKGFDRLGCYLCPSSALAEFKDVAEEYPELWEKWSRILEEWRVKLAQPAEWVKLGLWRWLTP
- a CDS encoding thermopsin family protease; translated protein: MILTVVFTTLVLLAPPAQSASTVSTCYGYAEVNVSSVPAYIVVYSWQDSSLTLYLEKEGGVVDEYIIPSSSVLAIPVGEAGVYYLRIPGVCGESLNISYTVKEKGLPMGVASYPASVIYTEMITGFFNITEIEVFNPNATRAEEMYGASLQLNAFIEVELEDGRIQYYWVQNVAVFVTSKRLTAFSVNIWNATSQPSRLDPTAINGRGRVQGSAWSYYAYITKPQVYSTPFAGNLTIRVYSNVSDVRVDFGYMLAQNGSLIQQPTAWFDSVAITPPLGVPVKRAGVVATMTYTSSAGYPLNVELVFGGYCCSLTASFTRLNAQLAIAYWDGVEYRVFPGKYNFGLNTAEACSNVQAVRGDGFVRVTTGVLNPEPIDAPPATLTRVVTATRTVTLRETATITVTLTQPVTTTVSATITETATRTVTETTTSTVTEVSFKTTTVGEVNYAFSAVVGVIAAVVLTIILYYTTRR